A genomic segment from Methanolobus zinderi encodes:
- a CDS encoding A24 family peptidase C-terminal domain-containing protein: protein MIELLKVLACMPFLLYACYADIKTRRVANEVWVVMFGVGFVFIMYDLITLGLPYLIRNILTFAFIFTFVYILFQLGAFGGADAKVLMVISLIIPTFPDIVINGTQLPINGVPPLGVFAFSVFGNSVILTVIVPIGLFIYNLLHNPLKENLKRPLYMLIGYRTPVSSLEQGHIRMIESYNETKEGVSFGFTRSGTELTTNVIAELKAYLRNGKINDSVWVTPGLPFMIPITAGFITAVVFGDLIFYLTLQFMMM from the coding sequence ATGATCGAATTATTAAAAGTACTTGCATGCATGCCCTTTTTACTATATGCCTGCTATGCGGACATAAAGACACGCAGGGTTGCCAACGAGGTATGGGTTGTGATGTTCGGGGTAGGTTTTGTTTTCATAATGTACGACCTGATAACACTTGGCCTGCCATATCTTATCAGGAATATACTGACATTCGCCTTCATCTTCACATTCGTATACATTCTTTTTCAGCTCGGAGCCTTCGGAGGTGCCGACGCCAAGGTACTCATGGTCATATCCCTGATCATCCCCACATTCCCGGATATTGTGATTAACGGAACCCAACTCCCGATCAACGGAGTTCCTCCACTCGGTGTTTTCGCTTTCAGTGTATTCGGCAATTCGGTGATTCTCACTGTGATTGTGCCAATTGGCCTGTTCATCTACAATCTGTTGCACAACCCCCTGAAAGAGAACCTGAAAAGACCCCTCTACATGCTGATAGGCTACAGGACTCCGGTATCCAGTCTGGAACAGGGCCATATCCGCATGATCGAGTCCTACAACGAGACCAAAGAAGGTGTGAGTTTTGGCTTCACCAGATCTGGTACCGAGCTGACCACAAACGTGATTGCAGAACTCAAGGCTTATCTGAGGAATGGCAAGATAAACGACAGTGTCTGGGTCACACCAGGACTTCCCTTCATGATCCCGATAACCGCGGGATTCATTACTGCTGTTGTTTTCGGTGATCTGATCTTCTATCTTACCCTGCAGTTCATGATGATGTGA
- the recQ gene encoding DNA helicase RecQ has protein sequence MHRTLQKYFGYSSFRPLQEDIIKDVLEGRDTFVLMPTGGGKSLCYQLPALLMEGLTVVVSPLISLMKDQVDSLQASGINAAYLNSTLSHSEAKRIYREIENNEIKILYVAPERLTMSHTISLIQKANVSLFAIDESHCISEWGHDFRPEYRKLSFLKRKFSGVPIIALTATATPKVREDTIKQLGISDCGTYVASFNRKNLLYKIRPKKDTYKQILKYLRKHRGESGIIYCQSRKNVDTIASRLRRDGFNALPYHAGLSDSRREKNQEMFIRDDVEIVVATIAFGMGIDKSNVRFVIHHDLPKNLEGYYQETGRGGRDGLECECILFFSRGDRYKIEYFIKQKGKKEERDIALKQLQDMVAFCESTVCRRKVLLAYFGEVLEEDDCGRCDVCLQPRKKVDGTEEARILINCISELNQRYGMNHVIDVLCGSNAKKIRDKKHNKLASHGAGDIHTKDRWMEIAREMIQQELIKVQGARYPLLKLNKASMEVMNGKRKVTLTTIEDTDFEEPEPAERIVPDKAVAPPGKTRTSSAPVSEIKWTANRDDGLFARLKQLRKKMAELQDVPPYVVFADTSLKQMASKKPGSKEEMLKITGVGEYKLKKYGDTFLKEISNYCQEQEEASASENSFSDDNPNSEKEDQQIPACEKKETSTSDPDTKREKILETISGLEKELIVLTKAKLDENYSEDEIRAVWSEILAGSE, from the coding sequence ATGCATCGAACTCTCCAGAAGTACTTTGGATATTCGTCTTTTCGTCCGCTTCAGGAAGATATCATTAAGGACGTACTGGAAGGCAGGGACACTTTTGTACTGATGCCAACAGGAGGAGGAAAATCACTGTGCTACCAGTTACCCGCTCTTCTCATGGAGGGGTTGACAGTGGTTGTCTCTCCGCTCATCTCCCTGATGAAGGACCAGGTTGACAGCCTGCAGGCTAGCGGTATCAATGCCGCTTACCTGAACAGTACCCTCAGCCATAGTGAGGCAAAGAGGATATACAGGGAGATAGAGAACAACGAGATCAAAATCCTGTATGTGGCCCCTGAAAGGCTCACAATGTCCCATACCATATCACTGATACAGAAGGCAAATGTAAGCCTGTTCGCAATAGATGAGAGCCACTGCATATCCGAATGGGGACACGATTTCAGGCCGGAGTACCGCAAACTCAGTTTTCTCAAGAGAAAGTTTTCCGGAGTACCTATTATAGCCCTGACGGCTACCGCCACACCCAAGGTACGTGAGGATACTATCAAGCAATTAGGAATCAGTGACTGCGGGACATATGTTGCCAGTTTCAATCGTAAGAACCTGCTCTACAAAATAAGGCCAAAAAAGGACACCTATAAGCAGATCCTGAAATACTTGAGGAAACACAGGGGCGAGAGTGGTATCATCTATTGCCAGAGCCGCAAGAACGTGGACACCATAGCTTCCAGGCTCAGAAGAGACGGATTTAATGCCCTTCCCTATCATGCAGGACTCAGCGATTCCCGGCGTGAAAAGAACCAGGAGATGTTCATCAGGGACGATGTTGAGATCGTTGTGGCGACCATCGCCTTTGGAATGGGAATAGATAAATCAAATGTACGTTTTGTCATCCACCACGACCTGCCAAAAAACCTCGAAGGTTATTATCAGGAAACAGGAAGAGGAGGACGTGACGGACTCGAATGCGAGTGTATCCTCTTTTTCAGCCGCGGAGACAGGTATAAAATAGAATATTTCATCAAGCAGAAGGGCAAAAAGGAAGAGCGTGACATCGCCCTGAAACAGTTGCAGGACATGGTGGCCTTCTGTGAAAGTACCGTATGCCGCAGAAAAGTGCTTCTGGCCTATTTCGGAGAAGTGCTTGAAGAGGACGACTGCGGCAGATGTGATGTCTGCCTTCAGCCAAGAAAGAAGGTTGACGGAACCGAAGAAGCCCGGATCCTTATAAACTGCATCAGCGAGCTGAACCAGCGATACGGCATGAACCATGTGATAGATGTACTCTGCGGATCCAATGCAAAGAAGATACGGGATAAAAAGCACAATAAACTGGCATCACACGGTGCCGGTGATATCCATACGAAAGACCGGTGGATGGAAATTGCCAGGGAGATGATCCAGCAGGAACTGATCAAGGTCCAGGGAGCCCGATATCCGCTTCTGAAACTCAATAAGGCCAGCATGGAGGTTATGAATGGCAAACGCAAGGTCACCCTAACAACCATTGAGGATACCGATTTTGAAGAGCCGGAACCTGCTGAAAGAATAGTTCCTGATAAAGCTGTGGCACCCCCCGGAAAAACCAGGACTAGTTCTGCTCCGGTCTCCGAGATAAAATGGACAGCAAACAGGGATGATGGACTGTTTGCAAGGCTGAAACAACTGAGAAAAAAGATGGCAGAGCTACAGGACGTGCCCCCTTATGTTGTCTTTGCGGATACCAGCCTTAAACAGATGGCATCAAAAAAGCCGGGCAGCAAGGAGGAGATGCTGAAGATCACCGGTGTGGGGGAGTACAAGCTGAAAAAGTATGGTGATACTTTCCTCAAGGAGATCAGCAACTATTGCCAGGAACAGGAAGAAGCTTCGGCCAGTGAAAACAGTTTCAGCGACGATAACCCGAACTCAGAAAAAGAGGACCAGCAAATCCCGGCCTGTGAAAAGAAAGAGACATCCACATCTGATCCAGATACAAAACGTGAAAAAATATTAGAAACCATAAGCGGGCTTGAAAAAGAGCTTATAGTTCTGACAAAAGCCAAGCTCGACGAGAATTATTCTGAAGATGAGATCAGAGCTGTGTGGTCCGAGATACTTGCCGGAAGTGAGTAA
- the guaA gene encoding glutamine-hydrolyzing GMP synthase: MVKVDKFIPKAIEKISQQVEGKAIIALSGGVDSSVCAILAHRAIGDRLTPIYIDTGLMRKGETERIKEIFCDMNLQVIDAKDRFLGALAGIEDPEEKRKAVGETFIRVFEEEAKLLEADCLIQGTIYPDRIESEGGIKSHHNVGGLPSVIDFKAIVEPIEDLYKDEVREVARALDLPHEISERMPFPGPGLSVRIVGQVTEELVEIVREANAIVEEELVERFHPWQTFAAIVGKGTGVKGDVRVHGWIVAVRAVGSRDGMTAEAMELPWEVLSRIESRISAALPTVARVVYDLTPKPPATIEFE, encoded by the coding sequence ATGGTAAAAGTAGATAAATTCATTCCAAAAGCTATAGAGAAGATAAGCCAGCAGGTCGAGGGCAAAGCTATCATAGCACTCTCGGGAGGTGTTGACAGTTCAGTCTGCGCGATCCTGGCACACCGTGCAATAGGAGACAGGCTCACACCGATCTATATAGACACAGGCCTGATGAGAAAGGGAGAGACCGAACGGATAAAAGAGATCTTCTGTGACATGAACCTTCAGGTCATTGATGCAAAGGACCGCTTCCTCGGAGCCCTTGCAGGAATCGAGGATCCAGAGGAGAAACGCAAGGCAGTGGGTGAGACCTTCATACGTGTCTTTGAAGAGGAAGCAAAGTTACTGGAAGCAGACTGCCTTATACAGGGAACCATCTATCCCGACAGGATAGAGTCCGAAGGCGGCATAAAGTCACATCACAATGTGGGTGGTCTTCCTTCTGTGATCGATTTTAAGGCTATTGTGGAGCCGATAGAGGATCTCTACAAGGATGAGGTAAGGGAAGTGGCACGTGCCCTTGATCTTCCCCATGAGATCTCAGAGAGGATGCCTTTCCCGGGCCCGGGTCTGTCTGTCAGGATAGTCGGGCAGGTCACAGAAGAACTTGTTGAGATAGTAAGAGAGGCCAATGCCATCGTTGAGGAAGAACTTGTTGAGCGCTTCCACCCCTGGCAGACATTTGCCGCTATTGTGGGCAAAGGCACCGGTGTTAAGGGTGATGTAAGGGTCCACGGATGGATAGTTGCGGTAAGGGCTGTCGGTTCAAGAGATGGTATGACCGCAGAGGCCATGGAATTGCCATGGGAAGTACTCAGCAGGATCGAATCACGTATCTCAGCCGCGCTTCCGACAGTTGCACGTGTGGTCTATGATCTTACTCCAAAACCCCCGGCGACAATAGAGTTCGAATAA
- a CDS encoding archaeosine biosynthesis radical SAM protein RaSEA — MSLNKAVLEIRNRQRVKPSAPDKPCAAWTGVDLVDGQKIDTLTIIFRTSGCWWGKAGGCTMCGYVYDSAQTPPSDTDLIKQLENAMEKASGFENFMVKIFTSGSFLDIREIPLLVRHSILSALEKDDRVSKVLAETRPEFVSEEAVKDCRKYLGGKAFEVAMGLETSSDLIRRESINKGFKFDDFERAAVIARENGATVKTYLMLKPLFLSEKQALEDIVKSVRDAAPFSDTFSINLCNIQNGTYVERLWQKGQYRPPWLWSIIEILKRTKSEFPDMVISSDPVGAGSKRGPHNCKQCSRDVADLIRQFSLSQDISLLEVPDCECKDLWECVLQLDDHTFGTPIND; from the coding sequence ATGTCACTCAATAAAGCAGTTCTTGAAATTAGGAACAGACAGAGGGTAAAACCCTCTGCTCCTGATAAGCCCTGTGCGGCATGGACAGGAGTAGACCTGGTAGATGGTCAAAAGATCGATACACTTACCATCATCTTCCGGACATCGGGATGCTGGTGGGGTAAGGCAGGAGGCTGTACCATGTGCGGCTATGTCTATGACAGCGCGCAGACTCCGCCCTCGGATACTGACCTCATAAAACAGCTCGAGAATGCCATGGAAAAAGCATCCGGTTTTGAGAACTTCATGGTCAAGATATTCACCTCGGGCAGCTTCCTTGACATACGGGAAATTCCGCTTCTTGTAAGGCACAGTATTCTATCAGCTCTGGAAAAGGATGATAGGGTTAGCAAGGTACTGGCGGAAACCCGTCCGGAATTTGTCAGCGAGGAGGCAGTGAAGGATTGCCGTAAATATCTCGGTGGAAAAGCCTTTGAGGTGGCCATGGGTCTTGAAACAAGCTCGGACCTGATCCGCAGGGAATCTATCAATAAGGGTTTCAAATTCGATGATTTCGAAAGAGCTGCGGTGATTGCCAGGGAGAACGGTGCCACTGTTAAGACTTACCTGATGCTCAAACCTCTTTTCCTGTCCGAGAAACAGGCACTAGAGGATATTGTTAAGTCCGTAAGGGATGCAGCTCCTTTCAGTGACACTTTTTCGATAAACCTGTGTAACATCCAGAATGGTACCTATGTTGAGAGGCTCTGGCAGAAGGGACAGTACCGTCCTCCATGGCTGTGGAGTATAATCGAGATACTCAAAAGGACCAAGTCTGAGTTTCCTGATATGGTTATAAGCTCCGACCCTGTGGGTGCGGGCTCGAAAAGGGGTCCCCATAATTGTAAGCAGTGTAGCAGGGATGTAGCGGATCTGATCAGGCAGTTCTCGCTCTCACAGGATATTTCCCTTCTGGAAGTCCCTGACTGTGAGTGTAAAGATCTCTGGGAATGTGTGTTGCAACTGGATGATCACACCTTCGGAACACCCATTAACGATTGA
- the argB gene encoding acetylglutamate kinase: MTLKRENVLIEALPYIRDFHNSVMVIKVGGHAMVDPEVMSDIVQDIVLLRFVGIHPIIVHGGGPEITQKMERMGKKPEFVGGLRITDDETLEIARMVLVGNINTEIVSLIGKHGGKGIGLSGKDGRMIIAKKKPSQKVIIESIEHEVDLGWVGDTEIINPDLLNIVIKEGYVPVISPIATDLSGKALNLNADTVAGDIAAALNAEKLVLMTDVPGLLKDINDKSSRISRVTIDEIEHLIEEGVITGGMIPKLRGAGTAVKSGVEKIHIIDGSISHSILLELFTDSGIGTMVYSD, from the coding sequence ATGACACTCAAAAGAGAGAATGTGCTGATAGAAGCACTTCCGTATATCAGGGATTTCCATAATTCTGTAATGGTGATAAAGGTCGGCGGACATGCAATGGTCGACCCCGAAGTAATGAGCGACATAGTACAGGATATCGTACTGCTCAGATTCGTAGGCATCCACCCGATAATCGTTCACGGCGGAGGACCCGAGATCACCCAGAAGATGGAGCGCATGGGAAAGAAGCCGGAGTTCGTTGGCGGATTACGTATAACCGACGATGAGACCCTGGAGATCGCAAGGATGGTGCTTGTAGGTAATATCAATACCGAAATAGTCTCCCTCATAGGCAAACACGGAGGCAAGGGCATAGGACTTTCCGGAAAGGACGGAAGGATGATCATAGCAAAAAAGAAGCCATCCCAGAAAGTTATCATCGAAAGTATCGAGCACGAAGTGGACCTGGGATGGGTGGGAGATACAGAGATCATAAACCCGGACCTTCTAAACATCGTCATAAAAGAAGGATACGTCCCGGTGATATCACCGATCGCGACAGACCTGAGCGGGAAGGCCCTGAACCTTAATGCTGACACCGTTGCAGGGGACATTGCCGCTGCCTTAAATGCCGAAAAACTGGTCCTTATGACCGATGTACCCGGCCTGCTGAAGGACATCAATGATAAGTCATCCCGTATTTCAAGGGTTACCATAGACGAGATCGAGCATCTGATCGAAGAAGGAGTCATCACCGGAGGCATGATCCCAAAACTCAGAGGTGCCGGAACTGCTGTTAAAAGTGGTGTTGAAAAGATCCATATTATCGATGGAAGTATATCCCACTCTATTTTACTCGAACTGTTCACAGATTCCGGGATCGGAACAATGGTATACAGTGACTGA
- a CDS encoding non-histone chromosomal MC1 family protein has product MSETRNFVLRDKKGNEHGVFTGKQPRQAALKVANRGKGTKSKPEDIRLRERGTKKIHIFKGWREMVNAPKNKPDWMPDKINKPFVKKVGIEKLEKL; this is encoded by the coding sequence ATGTCTGAAACAAGAAATTTTGTGTTAAGAGATAAAAAAGGAAATGAACACGGGGTGTTCACCGGAAAGCAGCCACGACAGGCCGCACTTAAGGTAGCTAACAGAGGCAAAGGTACAAAATCCAAGCCAGAAGATATCAGACTCCGTGAACGTGGAACCAAGAAGATCCACATATTCAAGGGATGGAGAGAGATGGTCAACGCACCAAAGAACAAACCTGACTGGATGCCCGACAAGATCAACAAGCCATTCGTAAAGAAGGTAGGAATTGAGAAGCTCGAAAAGCTCTGA
- the mptA gene encoding GTP cyclohydrolase MptA, with protein MEVPVVKLPDIQANKPQIPINLTRVGVTNVKKLVEVKRKEKRPVVLIATFDIFVDLPSHLKGANLSRNFEAVDEVLEKAVKLPVYEIEQLCSDVAQSLLTRHEYATRAEVILKSEYVIKRESPSTKMECQEVVDIFAEAIALRDDVEKMAVKKLIGAEVVGMTACPCAQEIMRDNARQELEALGIDNTKIAKFLHRVPMATHNQRGRGIISIEVEGNNFVSLEKIIEIIENSMSSSVYELLKRSDEAMVVQTAHNNPKFVEDCVRTMAKNVVREFAKLPDEAIVTIKQINEESIHRHNAFAERVATLGELRSEISQE; from the coding sequence ATGGAAGTTCCAGTCGTTAAACTACCGGATATACAGGCTAATAAGCCTCAAATCCCAATCAATCTTACCCGTGTAGGGGTTACCAACGTAAAGAAACTCGTTGAGGTCAAGAGAAAAGAAAAACGTCCTGTTGTTCTTATAGCTACGTTTGATATTTTCGTGGACCTTCCTTCTCACCTGAAGGGAGCAAACCTTTCCCGCAACTTCGAAGCGGTTGATGAGGTTCTTGAAAAAGCTGTCAAGCTGCCTGTCTATGAGATCGAGCAGCTCTGCAGTGATGTGGCCCAGAGTCTTCTGACGCGTCATGAATACGCAACACGTGCAGAAGTTATACTGAAAAGCGAATATGTGATAAAAAGAGAATCACCATCCACAAAGATGGAATGTCAGGAAGTTGTTGACATCTTTGCAGAAGCGATCGCACTGCGCGATGATGTGGAGAAAATGGCAGTCAAGAAACTTATCGGTGCCGAAGTCGTAGGAATGACCGCATGTCCCTGCGCCCAGGAGATCATGAGGGATAACGCCAGACAGGAGCTGGAAGCCCTGGGGATCGATAACACAAAGATCGCCAAGTTCCTTCACAGGGTGCCCATGGCGACCCATAACCAGCGTGGTAGGGGTATAATATCCATTGAAGTGGAAGGTAATAACTTTGTCTCCCTCGAAAAGATCATCGAGATCATTGAGAATTCAATGAGTTCCAGCGTATATGAGCTGCTTAAGCGCTCCGACGAGGCCATGGTTGTCCAGACAGCACACAACAACCCCAAATTTGTTGAGGACTGTGTGCGCACAATGGCAAAGAATGTCGTAAGGGAATTCGCCAAACTACCGGATGAAGCGATTGTAACCATAAAGCAGATCAACGAGGAAAGTATCCACAGGCACAATGCATTTGCCGAAAGGGTTGCAACCCTTGGTGAGCTGCGCAGTGAGATCTCGCAGGAATAA
- a CDS encoding DUF2098 domain-containing protein, translated as MAEETENLTASDINGDPIEAGTVVRYINTGTVGRVVDIRSDEEGIWAFLDSTQLYYKVETLVITDESELKEKTETTRTAAEAEEYMREYGVGPESVDIGQFTGGG; from the coding sequence TTGGCGGAAGAAACAGAAAACCTGACTGCTTCAGACATAAACGGGGACCCCATAGAAGCCGGGACAGTTGTAAGGTACATTAATACCGGTACTGTTGGAAGGGTTGTTGATATAAGATCGGATGAAGAAGGCATCTGGGCTTTTCTTGACAGTACCCAGCTCTACTATAAAGTGGAAACCCTTGTCATAACAGATGAGAGCGAACTTAAGGAAAAGACCGAAACAACCAGGACCGCCGCCGAAGCAGAAGAATACATGCGTGAATATGGCGTGGGTCCGGAATCTGTAGACATAGGGCAGTTCACAGGTGGCGGCTGA
- a CDS encoding nucleotidyltransferase domain-containing protein, with protein sequence MIKTRIRDFLITEDDWIFAVSDYCHPHGIRSTLRYVPDESGERELNGTRYKKYDFDVSFDFMRENRPEWVEDVHVVPEDKIKKILRPNDVIEDLSKSDSRVQAIVSTLKKAGVPEDKMGVTGSFLPGLQNEGSDVDFVVYGANWFVARDAIKDAKQEGGPIEDIDEEMWKKIYRKRIPEISFDEFVLHEKRKGNRGMVEGTYFDLLFVRDWEQIKEPIRRGEDIGKMKIEAKVTDADLAFDSPSVYKIEHDEIDHVLSYTHTYAGQALAGETIEASGTVEQVGDLKRLVVGTSREPKGEWIRSLTLLEKEGFI encoded by the coding sequence ATGATAAAAACAAGGATAAGGGATTTCCTTATAACAGAAGATGACTGGATATTTGCAGTTTCTGATTATTGCCATCCTCATGGCATAAGGTCGACCTTGAGGTATGTACCCGATGAGAGCGGGGAAAGAGAGCTCAACGGGACCCGATACAAGAAGTATGATTTTGATGTTTCCTTTGATTTCATGCGTGAGAACAGGCCCGAGTGGGTGGAGGATGTGCACGTGGTCCCGGAAGACAAGATCAAAAAAATCCTGAGACCAAACGATGTTATCGAAGACTTAAGCAAATCGGATAGTCGTGTTCAGGCGATCGTCAGTACACTTAAAAAAGCAGGCGTACCGGAGGATAAGATGGGCGTAACAGGTTCATTCTTACCCGGCCTGCAGAACGAAGGCTCTGATGTTGATTTTGTTGTCTACGGAGCAAACTGGTTCGTTGCACGTGATGCCATAAAGGATGCAAAGCAGGAAGGCGGACCCATCGAGGATATCGATGAAGAGATGTGGAAGAAGATATACCGCAAACGTATACCTGAGATCAGTTTTGATGAATTCGTCCTCCATGAAAAAAGGAAAGGAAACCGTGGGATGGTTGAAGGGACATATTTCGACCTTCTTTTTGTGCGGGACTGGGAACAGATAAAAGAGCCGATCCGCAGGGGAGAAGATATCGGAAAAATGAAAATCGAAGCGAAGGTGACAGATGCTGACCTTGCCTTTGACAGTCCTTCAGTATACAAAATAGAACATGATGAGATAGATCATGTGCTCTCCTACACTCACACATACGCAGGTCAGGCTCTCGCAGGTGAGACCATCGAGGCCAGCGGCACGGTGGAGCAGGTCGGCGATCTCAAAAGACTTGTTGTGGGCACATCAAGAGAACCTAAAGGAGAATGGATTCGTTCTCTGACACTTCTTGAAAAAGAAGGATTTATTTGA
- a CDS encoding amidohydrolase — protein sequence MNLLKALDEWIIDLRRQFHRDPELSFNEYRTQERIISVLEELGIKCKRIADTGVIADLYGKGPGPCIAVRSDTDALAAVEKQTEFNKDYISENPGVMHACGHDGHMAIVLGLARLLQEQRNSFNGSVRLIFQPAEEVPPGGAARIIGEGGLEGVDAVIGLHIFGNVDVGVINLRPGPFMASSNRFTVKIFGKGGHHSIPEYCVDPIAIAAEFISSLKSGISEKIGPSDYVLGFGTVNSGEQFNRTPDEVEIVGSFRTFSDEDTGIIETSMSSLLDSLMEAYSYNSHAGTPSYELDVQYGYPVLYNDPAFTEKATGLLQSIFLKVNPEANAIFGAEDFACYLQEVPGMYAIVGTRNVEKGILEGNHSSSFDIDEDILMIGVRLLHTLALDFLKDPGAYLK from the coding sequence GTGAATCTGTTGAAAGCCCTTGATGAATGGATAATAGACCTTCGGCGACAATTCCATCGTGATCCGGAACTGAGTTTCAATGAGTACCGGACACAGGAAAGAATAATATCCGTGCTTGAAGAGCTCGGCATAAAATGTAAAAGAATCGCTGATACCGGGGTTATTGCCGATTTATACGGTAAAGGTCCGGGTCCATGCATAGCTGTTCGTTCCGACACGGACGCGCTTGCCGCAGTTGAGAAGCAGACGGAGTTCAATAAAGATTATATCTCAGAGAATCCCGGCGTCATGCATGCCTGCGGGCATGACGGTCATATGGCTATCGTGCTGGGGCTGGCAAGACTTTTGCAGGAGCAAAGGAACTCTTTCAATGGTTCTGTGAGACTGATATTCCAGCCTGCTGAGGAAGTACCTCCCGGCGGAGCGGCCCGGATAATCGGGGAAGGTGGTCTGGAAGGTGTTGATGCTGTCATTGGTCTCCATATCTTCGGGAATGTTGATGTCGGCGTTATCAACCTGCGCCCGGGTCCCTTCATGGCAAGCTCCAACCGGTTCACAGTAAAGATATTCGGAAAAGGGGGACATCATTCAATTCCCGAATACTGCGTTGATCCAATAGCAATAGCTGCTGAGTTCATATCATCCCTGAAGTCAGGCATCAGCGAAAAAATAGGTCCGTCGGATTACGTACTCGGTTTCGGTACTGTAAACAGTGGTGAACAATTCAACAGGACCCCTGATGAAGTGGAGATCGTAGGCAGTTTCAGGACATTCTCTGATGAGGATACCGGGATTATAGAAACCTCTATGTCCTCGCTTCTTGATTCACTCATGGAGGCGTATTCGTATAATTCCCATGCCGGAACCCCTTCCTATGAACTTGATGTTCAGTACGGGTATCCAGTGCTTTATAACGATCCGGCATTCACAGAGAAAGCCACTGGATTGCTGCAAAGCATCTTCCTGAAGGTCAACCCGGAAGCCAACGCAATATTCGGTGCCGAGGACTTTGCCTGTTATCTGCAGGAAGTCCCGGGGATGTATGCTATTGTCGGAACAAGGAATGTAGAAAAAGGAATTCTTGAAGGGAACCATTCATCAAGTTTTGATATAGATGAGGACATACTGATGATCGGTGTGCGGTTACTTCACACGCTTGCCCTTGATTTCCTGAAAGATCCCGGAGCATATCTCAAATGA
- a CDS encoding GNAT family N-acetyltransferase produces the protein MNIIPFSPEYSEKAKSFVIGVLSDEGFVCDSLKDSDLDDIEGNYIENGGAFFLAIDDGEIAGSSAVRNLGSGICEIKRLYVKKEFRGRGLGLALFRKALEFAEMNYSLVRLKTDPSLKKAISLYLGHGFIRVKEEDRAVYFEKPL, from the coding sequence ATGAATATCATACCATTCTCTCCGGAATATTCCGAAAAAGCAAAGTCTTTTGTTATCGGTGTGCTCTCCGATGAAGGTTTTGTCTGTGATTCTCTGAAGGATTCTGACCTTGATGATATAGAAGGCAACTATATTGAAAATGGAGGTGCTTTCTTCCTGGCTATAGATGACGGAGAGATAGCAGGTAGTTCTGCGGTAAGGAACCTTGGCTCAGGTATCTGTGAGATCAAAAGGCTTTATGTAAAAAAAGAATTCAGGGGCAGAGGTCTGGGACTTGCCCTGTTCAGAAAGGCACTTGAATTCGCAGAGATGAATTATTCGCTTGTAAGGCTTAAGACCGACCCGTCTCTTAAAAAGGCCATATCACTCTATCTGGGACATGGTTTTATCAGGGTAAAAGAAGAGGACAGGGCTGTTTATTTTGAGAAGCCCCTGTGA